The DNA window AAATTAgcatttaattttgatattgatCAGTTCAGATTAGAAATTAATTAGGTCATagggacttctcatttatcgactttcgATATACCTATATCGATACAATGTAGAATAAATCATTATAAACATTAAAAGTAGAGGTAAATAACAAGCGAtgttatcgctaaagagcgatatCTACCAGATAACTTTTGAGTACTTGAAAATGCGAAATATATATGTGCAATAAGCTTAATAGTTTCACATTTCATTACTTCAGTtgcgtggttttttttttcaagatcaCGTTCAAAGTCTGTTTCAGTGCTTACAAATATTCGATTAGTTTATAAAATATCTAAGTCTTTTTATCTGCTTaaattacttcttttacagtcaaatatccattaagtattaaaaaaaattaatattttcgtgTATTGgtagtcgataaatgagaactcccAATGACGGTTAAAAATGCCtcaataattccggtctctgcTAATTAATGAATCTTGTGACTTAACGATATGAGCTAATCACAATACACTGTCTTCATGACTTTGTATTTGAGTGTACCTGTTCGCATGGAATGGGACCCTCAGGCTTGTCCGTCCTGCTCCGACGAGTCTTGCCGTCTTTGTCACACTCGTCTGCGACGCGCCGACCCCTCTTGCGACACTCGTTTTCTTTCCTGTCCCTACAGAATGGACAAATGAAAATGTTAAAAAGCTTTAACggtaataagtttttgacaaaactttcatttttggtacaagcttttatcgctgactgtacttttctttccacaggcactcaatactcatcgagacaattctaaaaactacTAACACTCTTCAATTaggtttgcttttttttttatcacagagttcatgGGAACTCTGAaaatgggattttttttaagccgatctgatgatggagacaggacgTAGCTGTGGAGCTAcgtcctgtcttcatcatcagatcagctcgatggtaccataatattgcactgtctaccgacttacatatgtacttatgcaaaatttcagctcaatcgggaaccgggaagtgggtcaaatttagcttccaagttttgacccacacaaacacAGAAATACATACTcatagggcaagttaaataaaagcttgtaaaaggcCGACTACAAAAAGAAAGAACCTACTCGACATGacttttaaccttttcgacgccaacTTCGGATATATTGGAACCGTAGGTAcatcgccaacgacagattaATCGGCCACAAAACCACAGAGCAACATGGACTTACGCGCATTATGCATAAAGTAAACCTCTTTGACACTTCGGTGCGTGGCGTCTGGGTAACAGCTATTGTATTTGACACGGCGCCAAAAAGGTTAAATACAGGTCCCGTGGcagatttcaaattcaaataattacACACTGAAGCGGCGCACGGATCCGCGAAAGTGTGATAACAGCGTAACTAATGTTAATAAACTTACGCATCGTGCCTAGGAGATAGCTTGGTGTGTTGGTCTAGGGCAGCCTGCGAGGCAAAACGAACGTCACACCGCTGGCAGTACGGTCCGTTCTCATCGACCTGCAAGTTATATAGTGCCACAGATAAATGTAGGCTAGCCAGGTACAGCAGTGCAGAGTTGAGAACATTGAATCATGTGAGAAGGTCGCCATGTGAGAAGAGTAGTAAATTCTACATCTTTAGTAACAATTGATCCACTTTCAAACATTggtcatttatttttcatatgttCGTAAGTTGGATCGCCTTCCCTAAATTTagctgcaggcgtccatagaccaCGTTgactgcttacgatcaggcgggccgtatgcgtgTTACCCACCGACGTGACATCCATAGGCTACTTATCATCAGGTGAGGCGCTTGACAGCCACCAACAtggtaaaaataaagataaaaaacatTTTGGCTGAAGCACTGATCGAGCAATAAGAATCAATGACACACACCGGCTGGTGGTTAAACCGATGCTTTAGTTACTTATGCAGCCGCAGGCCCTTCTCGCTAATGAATTAGTGTCCACAGAGGAAGCACACCCAGTCCGCCGGATGCTTCATACGTGTGTGCCATATCGGACTGGCCTACTGTAACACTATACTCACCAATATATGTAGTGACTACTTAAAATTTTGGCAGGGCCGCCATGTGTAGTGAGTAATGATTAGCAGCTTTATAAAGTgccagcaacgcgcatgtgacactcCTAAAGTTGCATGCGTTCATCGGCTACGGTGGCCACTTATCAACATGCGATGAACCACTCGTTTGCCAAGAtggtaaaaataaagaaaaacaactggcagggtcgccatgtgacTTGTGAGGCGTTGACCGACCAATAACAATCAATAACGCATACCGGCTGGTGGTTGAAGCGATGCTTTAGTTTCTTGTGCAGCCTCAAACCTTTTTCACTGACGAACGAGTGTCCGCAGAGGGGGCACACCCAGTCTGACGGATGCTTGATGCGTATGTGCCCCATGTACGTTGAGAATTTGCTGCGGGGAAAATAAAGCTCAGAAACTtttgagaaactttttactggacaacccatttatttttataattgtataatttatgcatatttgacattgttttagttttttattgattttatttttatttaattattgctTTTCTATCAattcagcagtggcagcatggttccaattttatcgcttgtcactatgcccgtcacgttcgcacttacatagttgttagaacgtgacaggcatggtgacaaatgataaagagccaaccatattagccctactggccTGACAATCCTTTTAAGGTGCAAAATTTCCATTTAATAATTGTTGCTATCTGgattatgttatttttagtcattattagaatttatttttgacgaccaCAATATAAATCCATATAAATTGTCATGCATGAATGTAATCTGTAATGCAATCGTACgttgtgtaaaaaataaatccGTATCTGAGAGGAATTGAGGCCCGTTCAAAATCGAATGAAGTTCGTCATTATCTCTTTCGAATGTTGACATTGTTTTTCTTAGTAAGAGACAAAATTTAACTTAACAAGTTTTATGAACAATTAAGGAGGTAAATATACATAATTCTGTTACGTATATTAATTCTGTGAGACAAAGCACACTCTCAGTCGTTGAAGGTAacaccttgttttttttttaaatgactcgCTTAACTTTAAACTCGGATAAATACAAtcataaaagtaatttaattcatTCTTAGAGAAAATTAATTAAGACCTGCCTAAAATGTATccgaatttaattaaaataggtatcaTTCTCATATATATGACTAAaatattaacgggtttgagtaaatagttttagttattatatataCTGAATGTGCCTATATcaactgttattttttttatactacgtcggtggcaaacaagcatacggcccgcctgatggtaagcagtctccgtagcctatgtacgcctgcaactctagaggagttacatgcgcgttgccgaccctaaacccgaccccccctcgttgagatTCATGGATTTTGGTTTAAAAAGAAGAGTTAATAAGGTAATACTAATAATCTCCTGAgcaccacttgcaccatctcactaacaaattgtactggtaactatGGTAagtccaggtttaaccggttaaccctgggttagtgggatggtgcaagtagcCCTAAGTGGATTTAtcagagtttgaagttaagcgactcaaATGTTGTTGAGCTCCACTGAGAAAcggtttttggaaattcaaccaCTATGGGGGTGAAAATGGGGTTGAAACATGTTTAACAACTTACACGCGGACGAAGTGGCGCACAGAGCCCAgtattaaatatacttacacgAAATCCTCCTCACAGTGCGGACATTTGTACCGGGTTCCATTATGCCATTCTTCATGTAGTTTAGCGGCGtgtctacaaaataaatatggtAGTCCTGAAGATATaggcgtccgcaacgtcgcgcgGTTGTACGGAGCGGGCCGCACGCGCGAGGGCGAAATTGTAGGTAATCCACCGCACGCGCTCGCGTCCGTCCGCGGCGCTCATGCTATTTTTTGTTAACCCGctcgcccgctccgtgcacacgcgcgacgttgcggacgccctaaAACTCTCGTGACAATCGAACATATAAAACGGGTACACACGTATTATTGAGTCGAATAAACTCTGGACATGTTTCGATCCAATTTTTGAGGATCTTCATCGAATCTTCATCATTGGATCGGAACAGGACGAGCGTTTATTTTAGTAAGTAacccgtttaaaataattctaatttataCTGACTAACAAGATTGTGAGTAACCTTGGTGACAAAGTCCTAGGGTCAATTTTATGACTCCATCAACAACCAATATCATCCTAAATTACAGCTCAATCATTTAACAGGAACTGATTCAAATCTCTAAAGCAAGccgtaaaaaattaaaaaatgtgagTTAAATACATGTTTGTAAAAAGACCAGACCATGCTATGGCCAGGAGTCCTGGCTGACCAAATGGATGACCGCGGTCCAGACTCAGACCGCCGACCTATCTTattttttgcttatttaataaactcaacTATATTCGATATGTCACTGGCTccgagcggctaatcctttgtctattgttaaggaaaaccgcacgtgccactacctgcaaaaaaagggtcgtacaACTCTAATTGACACCTGAGCGCGGTGCGCTCTCCGAcaacgcgcctttgttccgcatctcgaggacacattttagactggttctgtagcgttcgactggccggcactcagtaaccgtagagggacaatacaaaaaatcgcaaattatttttccatttgttcattttgagtCTTATTGCGATTTCCATAGGAGCTGTAATTCAATGACCGGTTACAGTGACCGAAACATTTCTATGTAggtagtagcacgtgcggttttacttaacaatagataAAGGAGTAGCCGTTTGGGGCTAGCTACAAATCGATCgaaagtcattttattttaagaaccggACTCCTGAAGAGACTAATTGATTACCCCCTATGctatgttattaaataaataaaatcatttatttcagagtAAAGGTCCATaccttaattaaattaaattatgagcgTAGCTCAGACCATAGAAtgtacttcttatatctatggggCTGAGTAATGAGATGTATGCCTGCATGTTCTCAAATACTTACCTTCTAGTAGTAACATAAGCGCAGCACTTGCAACTAAATTTTTGCACATGCGAGGCGGCGTGGTTGCGCAGTGCGTGTTGCATTTTGAAGTGAGTCTTGCACACTTCGCATACGAATGTGCCGCTTTGCTGAAATAGTACAAATAATCACTTCTTCTTCTCTCGTGTCGACGTTCCCCTAAACAGTGGATGTCCAGAAAGCAGCGGTGCTGATGGCCCGGACTAGGCTTGTGTAATACATGTACTAAAGTCAAAAATACACAATTCCCTCCACTGTACTATACTAGACCAAACTATTCCTAAATGATTCTGCTCTTAGTACATTTTAGTACACTGCACGCGAAACGGAACGGATGCGAAGAGACACTGACATCAAAGCGATCCGAGTGATCCGACAGAACTAACGCCGAGCGCGTGCGATGACGACCGAACGGCTCTCGGCAACAAAACGTCCGCAAAAACGGTTCCGTTACATTATCATGCTCAATTTCTCTCGGTGTACTACTGTACTAAAACACCGAACTAGTATATTTGTGAGATTGTACTAGTTAGGAGCGATCTTTTCACTGAATGAGCACGCACAACTCTAGTCTGGACCGTGGCGTCTCTGAggtcagggggcctaccgcgaaaatcgaaattcgcaaatttcagggatctttctcttttactctccctaagacgtaattagagtgacagagaaaaatgccagcaattgacgaacttcgattttcgcggttatagcccagattcAGAGCACGGGTGCTGGCAGTGCCAATCCAGGTGCGCCATGGTTTGCGATGCTGTGTCGCAAGCACATTGGATAGAGTAGCTACGAAGCAATCCCCATTCGACCAAGCTGTTTAATTTtacccttataaaacaaagtccctcgccgcgtctgtctgtatgtatgtttgcgATTACTACTGAACGAATTtgcatgcggttttcacctatcaataaaaTGATTCCCGTGCGAAACTGGGGCGGGGCTAGCGAAAAAAAAAGGATAACATCTATAGAATtggaccaagacaagtctgcaacgattgtTGATAGCACGcgctgtgcaagtgttattctaaatgtcaaaggtctatgaaattatgacgtataaataacacttgcactgcgtatgctatcgttgcagagttatcttggtctaactctacatACCTTTATTTCTTGACAATATAActtttgttcagatatttggcAATACCTTTTTCACTTCGATAGGTATATCTGATTGCGGCTGGTTAGTACTTTACTTACAAagttacaaggaagggtacccagcTGTCCGgctccgatttgatttatatttatatgtatatgttatagtGTAGCCTAAaataacacgtttttttttgctgcccaaactcaacctactTGGAGAAATTGGCCTCCAAAGTACTGAAAAGTGACAAAACCCTCTAATTTCTGTAGAGAGTTTTGTTTAAGCAAATTGCTAGTTAATTACTGGTTTAAATATATGTTGgagaacataaaaaataatggaCACGTGTTTTATTTCGGctaaaattcatattttacgttttaaaaaaaacgcaCATCAAAGTTTCATACTTCTCATCATTTTCactcaatagggagtattactgcaatgttctgccggcaaagagcagcactatcacatcacataaaccatagagtaacttatacatactatgccttaaccttttgaccgccaaagacgtcatatgacgcgcgcggctacagcccaatatcaaccttcatgcgtaccgacaaggttcacgattacgcgccgggtgcgataggcgtggcgttcaaaaggttaaacagttttttgagaagtttttactaagacattgatgcatcaaggcggtttgtttacagaggcgtACCGTGGAACGCGAAAATATAAATTTCGTTGTCTGACCCCTTCGTCggtcgaatatgcaagagtggaatgtatattgttattgtgaataaaaaaaaagtaagttactTACATCAGTATGCCGAATTATATGACTATTATAAGCGTCCTCATCCAAAAACCCTTTAAAACAATCTTCACATTTAAAAACAGAATTCTTATAATTCGCCGTCTCTTTCCTTCTCATTATCACCTGTATCTGCTCCTCGAACGTCAAGTCAGTGATACTAAATAAGGCATCGTTCAACACTTCACTTGCTGGTTTTCTTCGTCTGTCTATCTTAGGTTCGCTTTTCttctttttacactttttttgtttcttttgtttAGCTAGAACTTCATCGCTGGATGTTTCTGGAtctaaaataagtaattaaatagtaTACATTTCTAATCCAGAGGTCGTATTTTAGATTGCTACTGATACccgacccgggtacgtccttaaactacgtccaaaagagaggtatgggcatcgTGAATGTCatgtcgctttgtgtggtagggcacagcacagcggatgtcattccagatctagagcagagcccaactggggaagtacctccaccttacagaaaaccgcagccaaataacactagaccctactcatagtgttctgttcctgccggtgagtaaggttgccagagctcaaagaggtGGGGGGTTAGGTCCGCAACGCGCGTGTtcatcctctggagttgcaggcgtacataggctacggagactgcttaccatcaggcgacccgtatgcttctttgccaccgacgtagtataaaaaaaatgtacttattgagtttttcggaacataTGTACCTACGCATTAGAGGTCCACGCCGCAGCCCAAAACACAGGCATTGTCCCCCCCCctccattgtacagacggtagaacacgcacgcattgtacagacggtagacgatatcggcctgtcagtttttcgtgattgtcagcttttgcgaataactgacaggccgctGTCGtctggcgaactggtaatctgtGGGCCCCtttatatatcatatttatattgaaatacgCACCCAAATCAAATTGTACGCTATGCAGCTCACTATCACTTGTAACTTCATTTATATTCACTTCTTGTATAGGTTCCTGCGTATCTTCATATGCTTCTTCAGTTTCATGTAACTTTACATCATTGTGGTTTATATATTGGCAAACTAAGTTGGATATGAGGTTGTGTTGCTGTCGGTCTATCGTTTGCAGTTGCTGCATGTTTTCCtgaaaatacgagtatatattgcATATCATTTTATAGTTTTCTTAACTGTAAACTTAAGTCATTAACTTTTTACCAGTTTATTTAAACTGGTAAATCTCGActgattttaaaggtgtattcttgaccgcatttagcctcctaagaccctgagtacaaatttttatacatattttaaaatctattttgaacttttattatgtaactaagggttcaaaattcaaaaaacaaattattggttctgggtctcaggaggttagagactaaaatgtcatacaaagttttctgaattTGGTCTTAAGATCGGTAACACGGTCCACAGATAAGTAgcgacaattcttgtgaaaatttgtttctgtaataacttcgtgaaaacgcctttttggctgcgacgctgctACTTTGTGACTTAGTTTATCTAGACATACCAACTGACAGacataaattttttttcttcgtcCATTTGGACAGGCTAAAGCTCTAAGCCATACTGCCTGACAGACATTTataactggagacgccttgactgtaattttctgtacaatacagtctgccgatttttgagggggaggggcacgtcaaatgtatggctatttctacGTAATGTACAAagagccatgtcagataaacgtcagtccatacaatacatatgaccattggccgagctttCCGACAGCGGgttaagctcttaaaggcgtctccagttgttaaatcctccaaggcaGAAATCaagcaacaaaaaaatattattttttgccgaatttgaccaatactcatataacattttttccttattacCAGGATGaccaggaatgcgtggttaaaatctgtcgggttttacccgCTTACAGTGGAGAAAGTTAATTCCATGGAAATTTTGAAATAGAGGTCGCGTGTTCGAACTCTGGCTACTTGGCTCATTTAACCTGTTGACCACCACAGTCGGCTGTGGCCGTCATCAGagtcttgccaaggacgccaaagACGGCTCTAGCCGACAGCTTCGCCAATGTGTTAGGGACTTACGAGAaactccgtaaagttcaatttcgcttaaataatcgcgatCGCCTGACGTCCGGGACAcgtcatattcatattccttcgccgtctggtgttcaaaagttcaaattaatttttcggaacttatttacgAAACATCGTTTGTTGTTTACCTTacgcttttcggtgaaaaaaaaaaacttgaggaATGAGGAAATGACAAATCACAATGAGAGTTTCCCCTCTgattaggctgcgtttccatcAGAGATGTGTTTGCCATGAACACTATACAACATGAACAAAATAGAAAGACTTAATTTACCTACTCTCAGCTCAGCGCAGCTATAGTATGCAGCTAAGATAATCCTaagatatttatacttaaaaaaagttaccaaaggaagagcggtgtctcccaacacaagcatttattttgcttacagGGAGACTCCATCCCTTTGACCATAATTtacgtgtttttgttgaataaagaattttgtatttttgtatttttttttgtatagagtGTTAGGTATTGAATATGGGGtagatataaattattataaatgtacttGAGGGTGGGTTTAAGCTAGACCGATCAGTCTGGAAATATACATACTACGCACCACACGCCGTCTTTTATTTATCAGTGGCTGACGAGGATATTATTTAAATCAACATGTCGGTGGGGAAAATTCGAGAGTTTGACGTCCAAAGTGGTAGCTGGAGATCATATTGTGACAGGCTGGAGAGCTACTTTGTCGTCAACGACGTAAAAGATGAGCGGAAATTACCGACATTGATTTCAGTGGTCGGTGAGACAGCTTACGAATTGATGGTGAATTTGTGTAGCCCAAAGAAGCCAGCCGAGATGACCTTTAAAGAGGTAGTAGAGGTAATGGGAAAGCATCTGGAACCAACTCCTTCGGTGCTAGCAGAACGTTTCAGATTTCGTCAGTACCGACAGGTCAAAGGTCAAACAGGCGCAGTACGTGGCGGAGTTAAAAAAGAGGGCGCGGTTTTGTGGTTTCGAAGCAACTTTAGACGAAAATATGCGAGACCAGTTTGTGTGCGACAGCGATTGTTTGcggaaactaaaataaatttcgCGAAATCAGTGTCATTAGCGTTATCTCTTGAAGCGGCCGAGCGGGATTCGGTAGCGGTCGAAAGGGGAGGCGGCGGAGCAGCCATATGTGGCTTGGCAACAGAGGCCCCTATGGCAAAAGTGCATAATGTTCGCTTGGCAGCGGCGGGATGCATGGCGTGCGGTGATTTTCGTCATGAGCAGGCTCACTGTAAATTTAACAGTTACGTGTGTAGTCGGTGCAATGTAAAGGGGCATTTGCGTCGCATGTGCCCAACCATGACCGACGGGATACGTGGACAGGTATCCGCGTCTAGAGGCAATATTCAGGGTGGCGGTACAAGGACTTCAGCCGGACGTGGCCGAAGCGGAGCCACTCGTTACGGGCCGGGAACAGCGGCCACTCCCGGTGGCAGCGGAGCGCGTGGTGGTCGCGCTAGAAACAGCTGGGGCAACTCACGAGTGCACTGGGTGGTTGAAGATGGGCAGTTGGACCAGGAGGAAATACCGTTCGGGGTAAACGACGGAAGCGAGGAGCCCATTTACCAAATGAGCCTCGACAAATATAGACCGGTAAGGATACAAGTTATGgttaataataagttaatgACCTTTGAGATTGATACGGGTACAGCCTTAACATGTATAAGTAAACAGACATATGATACTTTGTTTAAAGATGTACCTTTAGAGCCATGTAATATATCTTTAAAGTTTTATGATGGTACCGTAACGAAACCATTATtaggttttattgtaggtaatgtgcagtacaaaaacattaataaaaaattgaatttatatgTCCATCAGAGAGGTACGACGAGTTTATTAGGTCGTGAATGGTTAGCCGAATTGGATATTGCAATACCTAAGCTGTCTTCATGCGAAAATGTTCTCACAAATGATGTAATATGTGACGATAAAATATCCGATGTAATTTACAGGCATAAAGAAATATTCGATGGGACCTTGGGTGCGTTCACCGGCGGCCGGGCTCGGCTGCGCGTACGGCCGGACGCGGCGCCCGTATTCTGTCGCGCGCGCCCCCTGCCCTACGCGCTGAGGGACCGCGTCGACGCTGAGCTCGACGCCATGCTGCGCGCCGAAGTCATCGAGCCGGTGGAGCACTCGGACTGGGCCACGCCATTGGTAATTGTAAATAAACCGGACGGATCGTTACGTTTGTGCGCGGATTATAAATCCACTTTGAATCGCGTTTTATTAGTAGACAAATTTCCAATTCCTAAAATTGAAGACCTGTTTTCCCAGCTTAGCGGTAGTAGGTATTTTACTAAGTTAGATTTATCACAAGCCTACAATCAAATTATATTGGAAGATGACGGTTCTAGAGATTTAACGGTAATTAATACGCACCGGGGATTGTTCAGGTATAAGCGTTTAGTATATGGCCTCTCGTCTAGCCCGGGTATATTCCAAAGAATCATGAGTAACCTTTTGAAGGATATCCCTAACGTGACTTTTTTTTTAGATGACATTTTGATAACTGGGGATACTTTAGATTCACATTTAGGTAGCCTTCGGCAGGTATTAGAAAGATTAAGTAAAAATGAGCTaaggataaaaaaacaaaagtgttCCTTTCTGGTACCAGAGGTTAAATACCTGGGATTTGTGATTGATAAAAATGGGGTTAGGGTAGACGAAGACAAAGTTAGGCCAATTTTAACAATGTCTCGACCTAGGAATGTTTCCGAACTTAAGTCGTTTATAGGTATGGTAATTTTTTATGGAAAGTTCATACAAAACCTTAGTGAAATTTTAGCGCCTTTATATGAATTATTAAGGAAACAAAGGAAGTGGACGTGGTCGGTCGAACAAGACAGGGCATTTAAcaaggttaaaaaaatgttgagcGAGGCGCCGGTTTTAGGACATTACGATGCGGATCGGGAACTGGTTGTCACCTGTGACGCGGGACCCTACGGCGTGGGCGCCGTGCTGGCCatgcgcgggcgcgcgcgcggggcgcccgacACCGTCATCGCCTATGCCTCGCGAGCGCTCACACCGGCCGAGCGCAACTATAGTCAAATACACAAAGAGGCACtttctattatattttcagTAAGAAAGTTTCACCAATTCCTGTACGGTAGACGGTTTACGTTGAAGACCGACCACAAGCCTCTCGTGAGCATATTTGGACCGGGTAATGGTATACCCAGTATGACTGCGAGCCGGTTGCAGCGTTGGGCCTTGATATTGTCGGCGTACGATTTTGATATAGAATACGTAAAATCGGATGATAACACAGCGGACGCTCTTTCGCGACTCATAGCGGCACACAAGTTGACGGGTTCCGTAGACGAGGACGGTCCGgaacaaacatatttacattttgCGACTGACGCGATGCTTTTGGATTATAATGCGGTAAGTAAAGAAACTCGTAACGACGTATTGCTAGGTAGAATTATTAGTTATATCAGAGACGGCTGGCCCCAAGATACagacataatagtacattacgatacaagtgcgaaaaataggaaattcgaaacgagtggcgataaactaaaacacgaccgaagggagtgttttaaatcgacacgagttgcgaattatctattcgcacatgtatcgtacaacgttttacagtacatatggccctttaaatgttcgacacagtaa is part of the Cydia pomonella isolate Wapato2018A chromosome 27, ilCydPomo1, whole genome shotgun sequence genome and encodes:
- the LOC133532483 gene encoding zinc finger protein 58-like isoform X2, which codes for MDDYNLKMAYEEITNIKLAADGSPRCLCWECTFRLLACTRFQQKALRSHALLARMCNQYENMQQLQTIDRQQHNLISNLVCQYINHNDVKLHETEEAYEDTQEPIQEVNINEVTSDSELHSVQFDLDPETSSDEVLAKQKKQKKCKKKKSEPKIDRRRKPASEVLNDALFSITDLTFEEQIQVIMRRKETANYKNSVFKCEDCFKGFLDEDAYNSHIIRHTDQSGTFVCEVCKTHFKMQHALRNHAASHVQKFSCKCCAYVTTRRHAAKLHEEWHNGTRYKCPHCEEDFVKFSTYMGHIRIKHPSDWVCPLCGHSFVSEKGLRLHKKLKHRFNHQPVDENGPYCQRCDVRFASQAALDQHTKLSPRHDADRKENECRKRGRRVADECDKDGKTRRSRTDKPEGPIPCEQCDMQLPDSLAYYRHFRRTHPDKNRTNYPSMKTKSMCEVCGKMFQSLALLQDHSFTHTDGKLFKCQQCDKSFQRRYRLIAHRRLHSTRPQHACAACGKRFSTASNRTRHMASHTGLKPYKCEMCGKCFKHASEKRAHITYVHLKKPWPKRARGKRRDTKQTPPAPQQQEMELAQPSWCENKMAADKMYLL
- the LOC133532483 gene encoding zinc finger protein 58-like isoform X1, encoding MQICRVCLSTDSKQYNMDDYNLKMAYEEITNIKLAADGSPRCLCWECTFRLLACTRFQQKALRSHALLARMCNQYENMQQLQTIDRQQHNLISNLVCQYINHNDVKLHETEEAYEDTQEPIQEVNINEVTSDSELHSVQFDLDPETSSDEVLAKQKKQKKCKKKKSEPKIDRRRKPASEVLNDALFSITDLTFEEQIQVIMRRKETANYKNSVFKCEDCFKGFLDEDAYNSHIIRHTDQSGTFVCEVCKTHFKMQHALRNHAASHVQKFSCKCCAYVTTRRHAAKLHEEWHNGTRYKCPHCEEDFVKFSTYMGHIRIKHPSDWVCPLCGHSFVSEKGLRLHKKLKHRFNHQPVDENGPYCQRCDVRFASQAALDQHTKLSPRHDADRKENECRKRGRRVADECDKDGKTRRSRTDKPEGPIPCEQCDMQLPDSLAYYRHFRRTHPDKNRTNYPSMKTKSMCEVCGKMFQSLALLQDHSFTHTDGKLFKCQQCDKSFQRRYRLIAHRRLHSTRPQHACAACGKRFSTASNRTRHMASHTGLKPYKCEMCGKCFKHASEKRAHITYVHLKKPWPKRARGKRRDTKQTPPAPQQQEMELAQPSWCENKMAADKMYLL